ctagttcTAGGTTGCTACTTCTGTGACAGGGAGACCTCTAAAGGAGtgtggagggaaagagggtgaaCTATCATTGGATGCAGAACTCAGTGATAAAGTGATTCCCTACTGTGGTTGAGTGTTAGCAAGAAATGCAGAACACTATGATATTCTCATATGCTAACATTGGGGCAGTTATTGTGCTAAAATTgtgaataagagaaaaaaatatgtaagcCAAGCACAACAGTACACCTCTGTGGTCCTGGTAAttgggaaagcagagacaggatcTCCAGAGTTTAAAACTAGACCTAAcaagaaactttaaaattttcCTACAAGGTATGAGTGTTCTTCATTAATGtacattacagatagttgtgagcagcTTTATGGttactggaaatcaaacccaagtcctctgaagagcagccagtgcttttaacatcTGCGTCATCTCTCAAGACCGACTCTTTGATTTTAAACAAAGGGCCCACTGCAACATGGCCTTACTTTTTCTTACTGCTGGCCTCATGACTGTCTTTGCTTTCTTCGGTACTGTCACCATTATGTTGTGGATGATTGCTCTCTTGAGCATCAGATCCTCCATTTAGGGTCTTTGAACCTTTAGAATGGAAAAACTATTAGCACATACAAAATAATACACTAAATTATCTTTAAAGTTCAAGGTCAAAGCATGTCCTTCAGGTATCTCACACTTCAGCCTTCGGAAAAATTTTAAGATTAGGTTTAAATATcattgcaaaaaaacaaaaaacggaatatataaagatataCTCTTAACATGAACATTGAAAGTCTAGAGTAGCACAATAAGATacaaggttgttttttgtttgtaattttaaTGGGCACAGGATGGAGGAAGATTGTAAGTGATAAAACTCTGTAGTGCACTAGCATGTAGTTTGGTTTCATTTGTTTTGGGAGAACCAAATTTTGTATTAATAGTATTTTACAGCATAAAGCGCTTAAAATCTCCAACTGACACCACTGGACCTTTTCCTGCCAAATTGTTGGCTCTCTAGAAAACATTCTGATAgtcagcttttaaaaactttctactggggctggagagatggctcaaaggttaagagcactctctgctcttccagaggtcctgagttcagttcccagcaaccacatggtggctcacaacccatctataatgagatctggtgccctcttctagtgtagaggcatacatgcaggaagaatactataaaaaataaataaataaataaataaatctttttaaaaaaaggaaaaaccattaaaaaattTCTACTGATAACCaacagttattttgttttgtttcgagacagggtttctctgagtaacagccttggctgtcatgaaaCTATTTGTAGAGCAAATAGttctctggcctcaaactcagagatccacctgcctctgcctccgctaaaggctgggattaaaggtgtgtgccaccatgacagGCTCCAGTTGTTTTCTTACAGCATAATAGAATACAGACTTTTATGTGCCCGTAACCAATTAATGATTAAAAGTCTTATCATACTATTTAACATAGTGCATATCATGCTCAGGGTAACTAAGAAAAAATGCAAACACTGACAAAATGTCTGttggctaggatcagaaagaaacaAGCAGCATCTTTGGCTCCGCCTAGGATGCAGCATTTTTGGTCAGATGCTTGCTGTACACTTTATTTTCTAGCAAAAGCAAATGAGGAATGGGGAACGGGTTGGTTCTCTAGAAAACATTCTGAAAGCTTTTAAAACTATTCCCCCAAAATTGAACTATAATTAATTCTAAGTGTCCATCATAACATCGTTAACAAGTTGTGTAGAACGATTATGTTAATGCCACCCTTGTCATTAACATTTCAGCAGTTTCAAGGTCAATGAAATGCAGCATAGCCTCATTATACAAGTTCTTTCAGTATCGACATTTCTAACATATTAACAAAACCATTTACAATAGCAGTCCTGGCAAAGAGTTTAGAAGGGGTCAGGGGACAGCTTAAAGTTATTACCACATACCTGCTTGTTCCTTTTCTAACTTTTTATTTGGCCCTTTCTTCCCCTGATCTTtggttttatttgcttcctcATGCTGTCTTTGTTCAGCAAGAGATTTGTTCAGCACTTGGGTGATGACAGAATCTCCTTCACCAaccaaaaacatattcttaaacTTGTTATATAACATTGTAGACTTTTCCATGATAACTTGACTAACTTTGAACCGCCGAATCTAAGAAAACAATAGTCATAATTATTTTCCCTAATTGATTTACTTACACTTTAAAACTGAAGAACTGAGAAAAGATGTTAGACTTATAGGTCTTGAAACCACTTACTTTCTTCAGGGTTGTGAtcatctctgtgtgtttctgagcTTGTTGCATTGTTACCTGAAGTGAAGCAAGTTCATCCAGTGCCTCAATGCATCTGTTCACATCCTTCATGACAAAACAGCAATTTCATAACTGTTAATTACCAAAGCGTCTATATAAGTTACTTGTGAAGATTTTAAAAGCTCTTAAGGTGGTAACAAATTGCCAGGTATTGTTCCTTTTATCTTAAACTTATACACTTAAGTCTTATATGTGAGACAATATATAAACCTATTAAAGCAGTGCATTTTAAATGAGGTTAAACACTTACTAGATTATCAATTTTGAGTGAATTTTTAATTTCAGCATGTATCCTTTGAAGTCGAGAATCCATTGATGTTTCTATAAATTGAAATATGTGAAACATAGTAAATAGCTTTTCCCCACACCATATCTCTGTACAGTctaaacacataaaagaaacgGTGGttacaaagtttttctttgtaaTCTTTGAGAAACCCATATAGATGAATGGTGTAAGAAGTTACCTACTAATTTTAATATAAGGTTTGAAGAAACATgcagcataaaagcacaaaattACGACCACGCTGCATTTGTTCTGACTCGGATGATGAACTCCTACACATCAGCTCTTAAATTCCTAGTTTATCTACTATACCCACTTAACTGGAAAGTACTTATCAAAATTGAACCTACAGCTCTTAGCAGGGCTGCACAACATACaccaaataaacattaaaatataaagacATTAGCCTGTTCACTTAATTGCTTAAAATGCAATTTAATATAGAATAGAATCTACTAGACTTAAAAAGGTATGTTTGTAAGATATAAGAACATGAAATGGGATTccaaaaatcatttttaaattgttaactttttaaaatttttgtttctatttactgttttttttagtcagggtctcactttgtatccctggttGGCTTGGAACTTGTTCTCCTGGCTGTGCTTCCATAAATGGtagtattacaggcatgtgccatgctAGCCAGCTTACATTAACTTTTTATGTGTAATTTTGTATGTCTTAGAAAATGAAATAACTGACCTCGCTTCTTCTCCACTTTCTTAACTTCTGGCTTCTTTCCTTCATCTTTATTCTGCCTATCAAATGTTAACACAAATATTTCAAAACACTGAAACTTTGTGAATCTGCCCATATTCCCCTATGTAAAGGTTTAAAATAATGttccttaaaaataataaaaacaggacACTGACTTGTTTCTAGAACTATGCAAATCTACAGCATTAAAATAATTAACATAAATACTGGCAAAACTCAAAACATGCTAAATTGTTCTTTCAGTGACATCACAGCATGACTTTGAAGCAGTCACAGTGAAGTGAATGCTAAAAATTATAAATCCAATTTCAGGATCACTAGACAGACAATCCACAATGGGTAGAGAACATCTATAAATGCTTACAGAATTTCATATCAACTTCTTTTCctgcaattattttttaaagcatattaaattAGACCAGATAAGTTGTTCCCCACATCTCCGAAGGAAAAGCGATTCAATATTTATCTTCAAAAGTAAACAGACTTGCTTTAAACTGATACTGTGCATTTTTTAAGATGGAGAGGAGGCCATTGTTAGCAAGCAATATGTACCatttcataaatttaaaaaataccattTTACTAAGATTAACAAAAATAACCTTTTGAATTACAAATTAGTACCTTGGCTTGGCATTCAGGCCCTATTATGAACCAATTAAAATAGACAAGAacaaaaaatacctaaaaatcagttttttttaaaaaaaaaactttattttaaaattttggttacaatttcatttttttacttaACAAGTCTACTGTTTAATCTCTCaggattaaaaaggaaaaaaaaaagcaagactcTAAAGAATTTAACAACAAAAGAATGTCAAGGGAAGGGCACACCTGCCCCATTTTTCAAGAACGTAATAGCTATTCCAGTTTAACACCTAGCTTCAAAACAAAAGGAGTTTCATattttctaaatgaaatgtacaaccACCATCTAAGTTTGTTATAACGTTCAAACACAAAGCTTCATTTTAAgcttggtttaaaaaaaacaaaaaacaaaaaacaggaatgaTGGCCAACCTTAATATGTAGTGTGTACCTTACAGGATATTTTGTTAACAATCATAACACACAGTTAATAATGCCATTAATAGTGAAGTCCTCAATTTAGAATCTGGAACATTTCTTCCATCAAGGGGGGGAGGGAAAAATTCAGTCCAATGAGTTTGTCTCAAGATCTTCATCGCTTGTATGCTCCACTTGTATTCTCTTTTCAGTTACTGGATTAATGCTTTGAGCCCAAAAtgagatatattttttattactgtagaTTACATGTTGTTTGGCTGGGAATACAATACAATAAACTTTATTTTGCATAATGCATTTCATACAAGTTGCATCTGAAATGCTTTACAGAGCAAAACTGTCCAAGTACAAAGTTTTGTAAtaacaggagaaggaaagaaaacacaaatattagaATTTGAGAAAGTTACATTGGAGGACATTCAAAAGAAACTGAAACACAAAAAGATATCTTGAGGTTCTGAAGAAGGATTGGGCTAGATTTACTGAGCAACGACTACTTTATGCCTTAATTCAGGGAGCACAAAGTTAAAAGAAACAACAGTCACAGTATTTAGTGGAAAGAAAGGACAGGAATAGTAGCATTTACAGATGTGGTCATAGTCTGGTACTTTAATCACTTTTAAACTCCCTGAAGTAGCTAAACTGCTCTGTATCCTCCAAATAGCTACAAAGCAGAGACAATTTATCTATAAAGCTGTTTCGCTTGCAGAGAAGTTCATAAGAACATGAGTAACTATGTTTTTATAGTTAATTGCCACTGTATAAGAAGCCTACAATGTTTTCAAAGTCATCTCCTCACTACTAATAAAAAGTCCACAAAATTTACTAAGAGTATGACACTTTATAAACTAGGGAAACTGACAGGGAAATGTGTAATCAAGACATGAAGTCAAATTACTGCAATGGCTATTCCTTGccctgataaaaaataattgtataCACTAAAGGAGGAAGAAAGTCCTCTTGCTAAGTGTATATTGTTTCCAAGTGTCAAATTGTAATTCAAACTTGATTCATATTGTACTTATCTAATGCAAGCCCTGTCAGCCTTTGGGTTTACTTTTATTGGCTTTCAGGTTTCCAGCTGTGCTTCTGTTATTTTCACTGTTTTCTATACAGGCCTGCTGGTGGTGTAACAAATATGAATATTTACTATATTCTTTCTCCAtcaatatattttcataattctTTGTTTAACAGGTTATAGAGATAATAGAAGATGAGTACTCTGTAAAGCACTAGCAAAACCTAACTACACTTTCACTTTAATTACAAAACAATGAACAGGAGAACTGCCTCAGTGAATTTCATCctctgagaaaaaaaacacatatggAAGATTTTTCTAATATGAGAGGTTACTTCAAAGGCTTCATGAAGTGTGGATAATGAGTCTACTTAAAAACTTTCATactactcttaaaaaaaaaaaaactatgctaGGATTTAGAACTAAAAAGAATACTTACTGCTCGGTCTCCATTTGCTCCTCTTGCTTGCGTTTTCGATCTGCAGCTTCTTTCTCATGTTGGCCTTTGAGCATGTTCCTCCTGTGAGCAGTCTGGAAGTTTCTTCCACCCTTTCTCTTCTGATTGAGAATTAGGATGGATTTAGTTAACTTTCGTGACTATAACTACAATCATGGTAGGAAAACAAGTGTGAGCTTAGCCAACAGCACAGCTCGGCTCTTATGTGGATGGGCTTCCACTATAATCCTCTACAACTGACTCTATGACTAAAATAGAGTATTCCATGCCATTTGTCTCCACATAGTTTTAACTTGAGCACTAAGAAGCACACAGCTTcatagtctcagcacttgggaggtagaggaaagAAGATccctttgagttcaaggtcagcctgggctacaaagcaagttacaCACAGTCAAGGTTGAATAGTTGGACCCTGTAAGCCACTCCCCCAAAAAAACCCCTGGTTTCTAAAAATATAGTGagacaaatcagaaacaaaagccCACATACAGATCTCAATGCTATCAAACAAAATTTGTATTTTTCACAAAAAGATACAGCTGAAGATTTAAtggcatcaaaataaaatgacacttCACTAACAGAATTACAATAGGAAAAGACTAAAATTCCATGTATAAATCTACCTCGAGTGTCTTTCCTGAGCACAGACATCAAGATTATCTAAAACCTCTGTTTACACAGCTGGGTTAGTGGAAATACATCTAATTTCTAGAAATTAACTGTAAGAGGACAAGATAAATTTGGGATATTAAAGTTTCTAATAAGCCTATTATACTATTTATTTATACTATTTTTATACTAACTATTGGAATTTCATTAGGAAGGACAAAGAAACCCATGTAAACTTCAACAAATATTAAATGCTTACCATTACTTAAGAACTACCTAAACCGATCTAAGAATGAACTTACAATGTATTTGGGGAAATAGCTTAGAAGATTAAATGCCATGAGCATGACTGCACATATCAGTAACACCTGTGCTTGGGGTGGCAGGGATGGGGAACAGAAACACAGGTCAGCTTAAAAAGCTTGActagcagggctggagagatggctcagcagttaagagcactgtctgtttttcaagaggtcctgagtttaattcccagtaaccacatggtggctcacaaccatctacaatgagatctagtgccctcttctggtatgctgtgaaaacagagcattcacatacataaaaataaatgtttaaaaaaaaattagagcacttgttgctcttatagaggacACAAGCTcaactcccaacacccacatctccagttccaagggagctACCtaaacacagacatgcaggcaaagcactcatatacaaaaaataaatttaaaaaaaaattagcatgaggagggagggactgttCAGCAGTTAAATTTCCTTATATGCAAGTAAGACGACAAAAGCCTATATCCCAAAAATCTATAAAATTCCAGATACTTACAGTGGCCCTCTTTTAATTACAGCCATGGTAGACAGAGACAAGTGATTCTCAGATCAGACTGACTACCAATATTAGCCACATGAAGAGCTCTGGGCTTGCTTTAGAGATGCTTCTTTAAGTCAAGAGCAATTAAGAAAGATTACCCACATCAACCTTAGGCCTCCATACATGTGCACGCGaacaccacacacaaaaacaaatagggaaaaaaaGGGAGAGCAAAAAAGGTCACTAATGTCACCAGTGGGCTGACATACAAATACAGAAATATACCATATACGCCAATGGGGAAAAAATTgtgaatgtaaaataaaatttttttttttttaccttgtcaCCTTCCtgatcatcatcttcttctgaatCAGAGGTTGATGTAACCCCTGGTTTAGCTAAATTTTTCCGTTTGGATTCaacttctttcttcccctctttcttaTCTGGTTCTTTTCTTGGCTTATCCTCTTCCTTCtggccttcttcctcctttttaagCTGCTTTTTAGGTTGCTTTTCCTCTGGCcccttctttttacttttgtCTTCATCAATAACCCTATGATAGAGTGCAAGAGGAAAATGAACTTTTATGTCCTTGCTTACACTTGTTCCTTCCTGAAAGGTTTgtatttattcatgtgtatgtgtgcagagaCAAGCTGCtacatgtgggtactgggaaccaaactcaggtccactgtagagcagtaagcactctccAATGCTAAGCCCTCTCTTCAGCCTTCATTTACACCCCACTCCTTACCAAGCAAGTACTTCGGGGGGAGAAGGGGAAATCATGGCAAGTTttaatgtaaacaaaaaaaagacagtttGCCATCCTATCATATAATGGAATTCTAGAGCAAATATTACAATATCAAAAATTATAGTGGCCACCAGGtcaataaaaatttgtttttcaagttGCTTTTAATGGgattcatttgtttaaaaaattattcttgtgtatgtgtataatttTTCAATTTAGGGAACACAGAAGTGTTGTCTAGCTGCTAACGACTGAACCTAAAGTGTTTCTTAATCCTTTTTAACATATGTTCCAATATTGAGGCATGACCCAGCCCCCCACGTAACATAATTATACATGTTTAGAGAAATATTTGTCTTACAATTAGCCGGTCATTTGTAGGAACTGAAAAGAACGTAATGGTAAATATAAGACCAGTTACTTTTATTAAGCAAATAGTCATACAAACCATGAAAGTTCCACAGACTTCTTATGAAATAGTGACTATAAAACAAACCAAGtaaaatttatgtatatgtattgtattgtattacaACACGAATGCCTTAGTCTATTTAACACAAGCATATTGACTATTAGtatttctatgttttttgtttctaAAGAGACAGTTTTACTATGTTACCCATATGGGCTCCAAATGCCAAAGggtcacataaacacacaccccAGAAAAACCTGTTACAAGTGTGTCTCCTTCACTGCTAGCTTAGAAATAAAGCTCTTTAAAAGTTCCACTTTGGTGAAAAAGCACCAACTTTGAAGTAGTGGTCCAATAATTAGTAATCATTCAAAGAAATCAGTTCAGGTGTGGAAAAATGGCTCACTGGTGAAGGgtgcttgttgctctttcagaaaaCCAGAGTTTGCTTCCCAAGGTCAGTCTCAGGCTCACCACCATGAGCTTCAGCAGATCTGACACCAAGAGAACTTGTGTACATTTAATGTGTACAAACCACAcacaattctattattatttaATCAGTAAATCCATTCTTGAGTCTTTCCTTGAAAACATAATCATCACAACAAATGTCTCTCCTTTCCCGAATTAAATCCCTTCTCATGTTTCTCCAAAAACAAAATTTCTCAGTGGGAAAAgatgactagaaaaaaaaaaagccactataTACTTATCATtctaaaatactaaaattaattttatactaTGTTAAAGAACCTATTATACAGAACAGTAGGACTGTGGATACAACTTCAGATTTAATCTATCCAGAAATTTTGTCAGCAATCTACATTGGCCAATTTCCAAAGTTTATGTTATCAtgcaccaaaaaaaagaaaaagagaaaaagcttcATAAAATAACCACTTTTCAGTCCCAAGAAATCTTTCTCTTTAACATAAACTTTTCTATCATCTCCTTCAGAATTTTGAGAAATACAATAGTgatagaaacaaatacaaaacaaaaccaaaaaaccctgtTAATATACAAAGGtttcaataaataattttatattcaaAATAAACTCACATGTCACTTTCTGAAGGACAGGGCTGTTTTACCACTTTAGGTCTGCCTCTTGGTTTTGGAATCTTGACTTCAGTAGCTAATTttcacataggaaaaaaaaataaagtttcccTCATAAATGCAATGCTTATGTAGAATACAAACATTACATAATACATAGAAGTATTATTTAAGGACTCATAACAATTATGTGCACATCCTAAAAACTAGTGACCCCAGGAATCAAGAAAGTGAAAGTTTAGTGATTATCAGTAAATCTGTTTGTCCTTATCTATCACAGTATATTATGTATCATTTACATACATCTTTGGAATTTCGTATCAGAGTCTGCAAAGATCCATATCATCACCAGTTTGATCCATTATAATTCtacaaaatatgtaaatagattttaatttctctttcccaATTTGATATTTCCCTTAACACTTTTTAGTAAGGATCTTATAATGAtgtaggaaaagagaaaatgctctcttctggttgATTTTCAGTGTTCTACTCTGTATTAGGAAGAACAACTGAAGATTATttctggggctaaagagatggctcagtagttaagagcactgtctgcttttccaaatgacccaggttcaactcccaacacccacatggcagtgcccaactgtctgtaactccagttcaaggtggtctgacaccctcaaaccaacgcacataaaataaaattaaataaattattaaaaaaagattatttctAAATTGTCAAATCAATACTAAACAAATACCCTATCAGAATGCAGTAATTTTAAAGTGGGGGGAGGGAGCCCACTCACTATTCATGGTAGTTTTAAGCTCACCAGGTTCATTTGCCAATTATTTGGGGAGATTTTAATTTGATGACTAAAGAAGCCAAGTCATAATTATTTCAAACTTAATAGTTGTCACAAGCAGAAATCATTCCTCCTTGACATTTGTCTTAAAGATATGTGGCACATACTGTGGTAATCCTCTAAGATTTCAATAGTTTGTGTAAGTACAAAATGACACACAAAGAAACTACCTAATGATTAATTTCTCAGTCCTCATCTATATCCACATTTACAATGATACATAACTGTCTTTAATCAATTGCTGTTCATAGTCCTTCAGAACACCTGGGCCAGCAATGTTTTAATGGATTGGAATAGTAATCACAGGTCAAACAAGTACTTCAGTATTAATGACCCTACCTGCAGGTCGTCCTCTCTTAGGACTCGCTTTCAAGTTAGAAGCTGTTGCTGCACTCACCATTCCCACctcttctgtttctccttgttTTTCAGCCTAAGTCACAAAAATTTGATTATTATTTAGCAATATTGTGCTAATCTACAGTAACATAATTAAGCATGATTTCTATGATTCTGATTACTCGTGAACAACCAATTTATTATGAGTATTATGTTTTTTTCAATCATTTTaaaactttcccaacctaaaACAATCATTTGCAATAAGGCTAACATTTTTGATACAATGAGAACCAAAGTATGATGTAATTTA
This genomic window from Meriones unguiculatus strain TT.TT164.6M chromosome 12, Bangor_MerUng_6.1, whole genome shotgun sequence contains:
- the Psip1 gene encoding PC4 and SFRS1-interacting protein isoform X1, with the translated sequence MTRDFKPGDLIFAKMKGYPHWPARVDEVPDGAVKPPTNKLPIFFFGTHETAFLGPKDIFPYSENKEKYGKPNKRKGFNEGLWEIDNNPKVKFSSQQTSTKQSNASSDVEVEEKETSVSKEDTDHEEKASNEDVTKAVDITTPKAARRGRKRKAEKQGETEEVGMVSAATASNLKASPKRGRPAATEVKIPKPRGRPKVVKQPCPSESDMVIDEDKSKKKGPEEKQPKKQLKKEEEGQKEEDKPRKEPDKKEGKKEVESKRKNLAKPGVTSTSDSEEDDDQEGDKKRKGGRNFQTAHRRNMLKGQHEKEAADRKRKQEEQMETEQQNKDEGKKPEVKKVEKKRETSMDSRLQRIHAEIKNSLKIDNLDVNRCIEALDELASLQVTMQQAQKHTEMITTLKKIRRFKVSQVIMEKSTMLYNKFKNMFLVGEGDSVITQVLNKSLAEQRQHEEANKTKDQGKKGPNKKLEKEQAGSKTLNGGSDAQESNHPQHNGDSTEESKDSHEASSKKKPPGEEREAELSLKESTVDN
- the Psip1 gene encoding PC4 and SFRS1-interacting protein isoform X2; translation: MTRDFKPGDLIFAKMKGYPHWPARVDEVPDGAVKPPTNKLPIFFFGTHETAFLGPKDIFPYSENKEKYGKPNKRKGFNEGLWEIDNNPKVKFSSQQTSTKQSNASSDVEVEEKETSVSKEDTDHEEKASNEDVTKAVDITTPKAARRGRKRKAEKQGETEEVGMVSAATASNLKASPKRGRPAATEVKIPKPRGRPKVVKQPCPSESDMVIDEDKSKKKGPEEKQPKKQLKKEEEGQKEEDKPRKEPDKKEGKKEVESKRKNLAKPGVTSTSDSEEDDDQEGDKKRKGGRNFQTAHRRNMLKGQHEKEAADRKRKQEEQMETEQQNKDEGKKPEVKKVEKKRETSMDSRLQRIHAEIKNSLKIDNLL
- the Psip1 gene encoding PC4 and SFRS1-interacting protein isoform X3, with protein sequence MTRDFKPGDLIFAKMKGYPHWPARVDEVPDGAVKPPTNKLPIFFFGTHETAFLGPKDIFPYSENKEKYGKPNKRKGFNEGLWEIDNNPKVKFSSQQTSTKQSNASSDVEVEEKETSVSKEDTDHEEKASNEDVTKAVDITTPKAARRGRKRKAEKQGETEEVGMVSAATASNLKASPKRGRPAATEVKIPKPRGRPKVVKQPCPSESDMVIDEDKSKKKGPEEKQPKKQLKKEEEGQKEEDKPRKEPDKKEGKKEVESKRKNLAKPGVTSTSDSEEDDDQEGDKKRKGGRNFQTAHRRNMLKGQHEKEAADRKRKQEEQMETEHQTTCNLQ
- the Psip1 gene encoding PC4 and SFRS1-interacting protein isoform X4 produces the protein MTRDFKPGDLIFAKMKGYPHWPARVDEVPDGAVKPPTNKLPIFFFGTHETAFLGPKDIFPYSENKEKYGKPNKRKGFNEGLWEIDNNPKVKFSSQQTSTKQSNASSDVEVEEKETSVSKEDTDHEEKASNEDVTKAVDITTPKAARRGRKRKAEKQGETEEVGMVSAATASNLKASPKRGRPAATEVKIPKPRGRPKVVKQPCPSESDMVIDEDKSKKKGPEEKQPKKQLKKEEEGQKEEDKPRKEPDKKEGKKEVESKRKNLAKPGVTSTSDSEEDDDQEGDKKRKGGRNFQTAHRRNMLKGQHEKEAADRKRKQEEQMETEHFAL